One genomic window of Polyangium aurulentum includes the following:
- a CDS encoding DUF4190 domain-containing protein yields MSDVFQPRSVPHGNGEGRGLGPLDDPYLVPAEVPRRATLSPLALTSILAPILGGPLGSVAAIVFGWAARREIREAKGPRRGYAMATVGMALGLCLTIAWGAAIALNIWSSKYQAEHRVTAETGLSMTASDPRATPAGPVDTTPETDSGTSALPSANVPRETALKHEGLVTVVDVGAQVTSLSQELARQRADASTVGETVLVMTTRDQCQPCQRISDSLRDPLMQTALAKVRLVRVDIDVFKEDLDALKMPYKRYPSFFLLALDLFPRDAIDGGEWDEDVPQNIAPVLGAFVRGKYDSRREAWQPIPGTGIRL; encoded by the coding sequence GTGAGCGACGTCTTTCAACCGAGGTCCGTACCGCATGGAAATGGGGAGGGCCGGGGCCTGGGGCCGCTCGACGACCCCTATCTGGTCCCTGCCGAGGTTCCACGCCGCGCGACGCTGTCTCCGCTCGCGCTGACGTCGATCCTCGCGCCCATCCTGGGCGGGCCGCTGGGGTCGGTGGCGGCCATCGTATTCGGCTGGGCCGCGCGGCGCGAGATCCGGGAGGCCAAAGGGCCGCGCCGGGGCTACGCGATGGCGACGGTCGGCATGGCGCTCGGGCTCTGTCTGACGATCGCGTGGGGCGCGGCCATCGCGCTCAACATTTGGTCGTCGAAGTACCAGGCCGAGCACCGGGTGACGGCCGAGACCGGCCTGTCGATGACCGCGTCCGATCCGCGCGCGACGCCCGCCGGTCCCGTGGACACGACCCCGGAGACCGATTCGGGCACGAGCGCGCTGCCGAGCGCGAACGTGCCCAGGGAGACAGCGCTGAAGCACGAAGGCCTCGTGACGGTGGTCGACGTGGGCGCGCAGGTCACGTCGCTGTCGCAGGAGCTGGCCCGGCAGCGGGCGGACGCCTCGACGGTGGGCGAGACCGTGCTCGTGATGACGACGCGCGATCAGTGTCAGCCCTGCCAGCGCATCTCCGACTCGCTGCGCGATCCGCTCATGCAGACCGCGCTCGCGAAGGTGCGGCTCGTGCGGGTGGACATCGACGTGTTCAAGGAGGACCTGGACGCGCTCAAGATGCCCTACAAGCGCTATCCGAGCTTCTTCCTGCTCGCGCTCGACCTCTTCCCGCGCGACGCCATCGACGGCGGCGAGTGGGACGAGGACGTGCCGCAGAACATCGCGCCCGTGCTCGGCGCCTTCGTGCGGGGCAAATACGACTCGCGCCGCGAAGCCTGGCAGCCCATCCCGGGGACCGGGATCAGGCTCTGA
- a CDS encoding tetratricopeptide repeat protein, whose product MDPRVIETLVQRLVANPHDQEALAYAHQAGAQDPRSYAMLLERVGVTTPDPVYGAHWLSEAANVWQQALNDPDQTARTLLLAVEKDPTHRTAGDRLAQLYREKGKTRELAELFERQAKALAPGAGKPEVRAQLVKMHEELGRMWSDPGLAQPDRAIESWKRVAELDPRNVYAIYAAREMLKAQQRYAEAIPYFGMEQAIADDPERKLALYRDEAEIRKRAGDTAGATGALRSARALRPGDAALSQELGVSVLERINAGDAVPQNERDEAAGVFVQLAETYDGEYGLSYSLSALAASPGHDRAMQLADHFATLLGRNAEVGPQYAAYLQANPNGFMAHVARIKVGSAQPPAPPAPPAAQPQPAAQPQPVAAAAFAPAQPAQPPMASQPAPAASPSVPPAAERASSPSIPGMAAAQPDIRPLLEEAQAESQKGRKPQAYAKYREALKIDPANAEALSWVEEHLRQKRMYADLRDVLLAASRVASVSSDTRKAQLRDVAGICESQLRDIETAITAWKQICQIDRGDDQAREQLRRLLERAAKWDDLAAVLEQDAMSVPDPEQKIALEKKLATLHETKRKDPAAAAEAWARIASLSPEDETAINTAVKLYEKGDKHELAAQVIADNIPGINDKNARAALLGKLGDLRTKLNDPGAAGDAFAEAAELTGQSKIWEQAEKAYAAAGRMPEAANAIEQRAELTEGKQQAALLAMAADVFLKAGDAPSAIARFERATEIDPTSDAYAQSIEQLYRDAGRESDLVHFLLSRGEKLNDRARRVAARRAAAEVQRKLGDSDGARESLLLVLSDGDDPDALALLVDDAAQRGDHQECVEFLRKLGAVSKAPGDKLAHALREASILAEGLDDVEGAIERYESILKTLDPKSRTALRAIANLEERRDNPQGAASALEREIALTDGDEKTELAQRLAQLYEGPLHDPRAAIRALEIVHAADSEDFDAISRLERLCEEIEDWPRVAHFLQMLIEVEGDEEEASRMTRRLADILHGKLGRGDEALGALAKIADTGDEPCRRAYVELGDALGWKGIVATKLVEWNESAAGPARNEALRGAFDRFLEVGRNADATRVAMELARSRGADRALAERLEGLAIGLKDLDALGVAHDLLGKELSGTARAAELVRQAEVQIAAGIEPAEAVGHGESALSSVPAAEAESLLARLASLATGIPQKIDVYERQVARCRMPADRLAALARAAQVAAEHGVNDRARSFFELALSGGVQEETISQLEAAAMAGDERSEGKGLRTILAEALAGGGQGSRDGGRTKSALLRRAATIAHRSLGDVEKAFKWLGDALVTHVDEPSLDAIEGLGREVGDLPRVEATLTRALEEVFDGPLVRKLLQRRARLRRDALGDKKGAAVDLKKLHDLSPSDGEVMNELSAILTDLGDHRGMIQLYEDQILRGRDPAARAELARKVARLWEEELGDARESADAWRRVLRMKAGDAEATAGLERAKTGKLKRTPPRPSMASTPPGAATPSTAPPARSSMTSVPPEAPRGSVPPEARSSMPSVPPAPPAMASAPPPAEPAPVEPPAAVAPPAFVAPPAWQEQDASDMAETPMPGPVAEPAPPVMVAPPPMVTAPPAYVQPEPVAQPEPVAPAPVTDDPYAQQAGNGHQAAQPSYEAYMQQMYAQYYAHAVQGGYGPEQAQQYAQYYAHQAVQQAQAQAQQAQQQPEEIEEEAELLEDDAS is encoded by the coding sequence ATGGATCCTAGGGTCATCGAAACGCTCGTTCAGCGCCTCGTTGCTAATCCTCACGACCAGGAGGCGCTCGCGTATGCGCACCAGGCCGGCGCGCAGGACCCGCGCTCTTATGCCATGCTCCTCGAGCGGGTCGGCGTCACGACGCCCGATCCCGTCTACGGGGCGCACTGGCTGAGCGAGGCCGCAAACGTCTGGCAGCAGGCCCTGAACGACCCCGATCAGACCGCGCGCACCCTCTTGCTCGCGGTCGAGAAGGATCCGACCCACCGCACGGCGGGCGACAGGCTCGCGCAGCTCTACCGGGAGAAGGGCAAGACCCGGGAGCTGGCCGAGCTGTTCGAGCGACAGGCGAAGGCGCTCGCGCCCGGCGCCGGCAAACCCGAGGTTCGCGCGCAGCTCGTCAAGATGCACGAGGAGCTCGGTCGCATGTGGAGCGACCCGGGCCTCGCCCAGCCCGATCGCGCGATCGAGAGCTGGAAGAGGGTCGCCGAGCTCGACCCGCGCAACGTCTACGCGATCTACGCCGCCCGCGAGATGCTGAAGGCGCAGCAGCGCTACGCCGAGGCGATCCCGTACTTCGGGATGGAGCAGGCGATCGCCGACGATCCCGAGCGCAAGCTCGCGCTCTACCGGGACGAGGCCGAAATCCGCAAGCGCGCCGGGGACACGGCGGGCGCGACGGGCGCTCTGCGGAGCGCGCGGGCGCTGCGGCCGGGCGACGCGGCCCTGTCGCAGGAGCTCGGCGTGAGCGTGCTCGAGCGCATCAACGCGGGCGATGCGGTGCCGCAGAACGAGCGCGACGAGGCCGCCGGGGTCTTCGTCCAGCTCGCCGAGACCTACGACGGCGAGTACGGCCTTTCGTATTCGCTCTCCGCGCTCGCGGCCTCGCCGGGGCACGATCGCGCGATGCAGCTCGCCGATCACTTCGCGACCCTGCTCGGCCGCAACGCCGAGGTCGGCCCGCAGTACGCGGCCTACCTCCAGGCGAACCCGAACGGCTTCATGGCGCACGTGGCGCGCATCAAGGTGGGCTCTGCCCAGCCGCCCGCGCCGCCCGCGCCCCCCGCGGCCCAGCCCCAGCCTGCGGCCCAGCCCCAGCCTGTCGCTGCCGCCGCCTTCGCGCCCGCGCAGCCCGCGCAGCCTCCGATGGCGTCGCAGCCCGCGCCTGCGGCCTCGCCGAGCGTGCCGCCGGCGGCCGAGCGTGCCTCGTCGCCCTCGATCCCGGGGATGGCGGCCGCGCAGCCCGACATTCGCCCGCTCCTCGAGGAGGCGCAGGCCGAGTCCCAGAAGGGCCGCAAGCCGCAGGCGTACGCGAAGTACCGCGAGGCGCTCAAGATCGACCCGGCCAACGCCGAGGCCCTGTCGTGGGTCGAGGAGCACCTGCGCCAGAAGCGCATGTACGCCGATCTCCGCGACGTCTTGCTCGCGGCCTCGCGCGTGGCGAGCGTCTCGTCCGACACGCGCAAGGCGCAGCTCCGTGACGTGGCGGGCATTTGCGAGTCGCAGCTTCGCGACATCGAGACGGCCATCACCGCGTGGAAGCAGATCTGCCAGATCGATCGCGGCGACGACCAGGCGCGCGAGCAGCTCCGGCGCCTGCTCGAGCGGGCCGCGAAGTGGGACGATCTCGCCGCCGTGCTCGAGCAGGACGCGATGAGCGTGCCCGATCCGGAGCAGAAGATCGCGCTCGAGAAGAAGCTCGCCACCTTGCACGAGACCAAGCGCAAGGACCCGGCCGCCGCGGCCGAGGCCTGGGCGCGCATCGCCTCGCTCTCACCCGAGGACGAGACCGCCATCAACACCGCGGTCAAGCTCTACGAGAAGGGCGATAAGCACGAGCTGGCCGCGCAGGTGATCGCCGACAACATCCCCGGCATCAACGACAAGAACGCGCGGGCGGCGCTGCTCGGCAAGCTCGGCGACCTGCGCACCAAGCTCAACGACCCGGGCGCCGCGGGCGACGCGTTCGCCGAGGCGGCCGAGCTCACCGGCCAGAGCAAGATCTGGGAGCAGGCCGAGAAGGCGTACGCGGCGGCGGGCCGCATGCCCGAGGCTGCGAACGCGATCGAGCAGCGCGCCGAGCTCACCGAGGGCAAGCAGCAAGCGGCGCTCCTCGCGATGGCCGCCGACGTGTTCCTCAAGGCGGGCGACGCGCCGAGCGCGATCGCGCGCTTCGAGCGTGCGACCGAGATCGATCCGACGAGCGACGCCTACGCGCAGTCGATCGAGCAGCTCTACCGCGACGCGGGCCGCGAGAGCGACCTCGTGCACTTCTTGCTCTCGCGCGGCGAGAAGCTCAACGATCGCGCCCGGCGCGTGGCGGCGCGGCGCGCGGCTGCCGAGGTGCAGCGCAAGCTCGGCGACAGCGATGGCGCGCGCGAGAGCCTCCTGCTCGTGCTCTCCGACGGCGACGACCCCGACGCCCTCGCCCTGCTCGTCGACGACGCGGCCCAGCGCGGTGACCACCAGGAGTGCGTGGAGTTCCTCCGCAAGCTCGGGGCCGTCTCCAAGGCGCCCGGCGACAAGCTCGCCCACGCGCTGCGCGAGGCGAGCATCCTCGCCGAGGGGCTCGACGACGTCGAGGGCGCCATCGAGCGCTACGAGTCGATCCTGAAGACGCTCGACCCGAAGAGCCGCACGGCCCTGCGCGCGATCGCCAACCTCGAAGAGCGCCGGGACAACCCCCAGGGCGCGGCGAGCGCGCTCGAGCGCGAGATCGCGCTCACGGATGGCGACGAGAAGACCGAGCTGGCCCAGCGCCTCGCGCAGCTCTACGAAGGCCCGCTGCACGACCCGCGCGCGGCCATCCGCGCGCTCGAGATCGTGCACGCGGCCGACAGCGAGGACTTCGACGCGATCAGCAGGCTCGAGCGCCTCTGCGAGGAGATCGAGGACTGGCCCCGCGTCGCGCACTTCTTGCAGATGCTGATCGAGGTCGAGGGCGACGAGGAGGAGGCCTCGCGCATGACGCGGCGCCTCGCCGACATCCTCCACGGCAAGCTCGGTCGCGGCGACGAGGCGCTCGGCGCGCTCGCGAAGATCGCCGACACGGGCGACGAGCCCTGCCGCCGCGCGTACGTCGAGCTCGGCGATGCGCTCGGCTGGAAGGGGATCGTCGCGACGAAGCTCGTCGAGTGGAACGAGTCGGCCGCGGGCCCGGCCCGCAACGAGGCCCTGCGCGGCGCCTTCGATCGCTTCCTCGAGGTGGGCCGCAACGCCGACGCGACGCGCGTGGCCATGGAGCTTGCGCGCTCGCGCGGCGCCGATCGCGCGCTCGCCGAGAGGCTCGAGGGGCTCGCGATCGGGCTCAAGGATCTCGACGCGCTCGGCGTGGCGCACGACCTGCTCGGCAAGGAGCTGTCGGGCACGGCGCGCGCGGCGGAGCTGGTGCGTCAGGCCGAGGTGCAGATCGCGGCGGGCATCGAGCCGGCCGAGGCGGTAGGCCACGGCGAATCGGCGCTCTCGAGCGTGCCCGCGGCCGAGGCCGAGAGCTTGCTCGCGCGCCTCGCGTCGCTCGCGACCGGGATCCCGCAGAAGATCGACGTCTACGAGCGCCAGGTGGCGCGCTGCCGCATGCCGGCCGACCGGCTCGCGGCCCTCGCGCGGGCGGCGCAGGTGGCGGCCGAGCACGGCGTCAACGATCGGGCGCGCAGCTTCTTCGAGCTCGCGCTGAGCGGCGGCGTGCAGGAGGAGACGATCTCCCAGCTCGAGGCCGCGGCCATGGCCGGCGACGAGCGCTCGGAGGGCAAGGGGCTGCGCACGATCCTCGCCGAGGCCCTCGCGGGCGGCGGCCAGGGCTCGCGCGACGGCGGCCGCACGAAGAGCGCTCTCCTGCGCCGCGCGGCGACCATCGCGCACCGCTCGCTCGGCGACGTCGAGAAGGCGTTCAAGTGGCTCGGTGACGCGCTCGTCACGCACGTCGACGAGCCGTCGCTCGACGCGATCGAGGGGCTCGGCCGCGAGGTGGGCGATCTGCCGCGCGTCGAGGCGACCTTGACCCGCGCGCTCGAGGAGGTCTTCGACGGCCCGCTCGTCCGCAAGCTCCTGCAGCGGCGGGCGCGCCTGCGCCGCGACGCGCTCGGCGACAAGAAGGGCGCCGCCGTCGACCTCAAGAAGCTGCACGATCTGTCGCCGTCCGATGGCGAGGTGATGAACGAGCTGTCGGCGATCCTCACCGATCTCGGCGATCACCGCGGCATGATCCAGCTCTACGAGGATCAGATCCTGCGCGGCCGCGACCCGGCTGCGCGCGCCGAGCTCGCGCGCAAGGTCGCGCGGCTGTGGGAGGAAGAGCTCGGCGACGCGCGCGAGTCCGCCGACGCCTGGCGCCGCGTGCTGCGCATGAAGGCGGGCGACGCCGAGGCGACCGCGGGCCTCGAGCGCGCGAAGACGGGCAAGCTCAAGCGCACGCCGCCGCGGCCCTCGATGGCCTCGACGCCGCCCGGGGCCGCGACGCCCTCGACGGCGCCGCCCGCGCGCTCGTCGATGACCTCGGTGCCGCCGGAAGCGCCGCGCGGCTCGGTGCCGCCGGAAGCGCGCTCGTCGATGCCCTCGGTGCCCCCGGCGCCGCCCGCGATGGCCTCTGCGCCTCCGCCCGCCGAGCCCGCGCCTGTCGAGCCTCCGGCCGCCGTGGCGCCGCCTGCGTTCGTCGCGCCCCCGGCGTGGCAGGAGCAGGACGCGAGCGACAT
- a CDS encoding serine/threonine-protein kinase: MRGLLCPRCRYHLAEPPQAGDVLPRCPRDGLALVRPESLADADGDPFLGTTVGGLYVILAKIGAGSMGTVYRARHERMRRDVAVKILRADRAFDMHAAARFEREARATRLLHSPYTVTVLDFGEIEHPNDDELGMSGASLYLAMELLEGETLGDRLKREGSLPVAEAVRFARHALLSLAEAHDKGVIHRDLKPDNLFLCRAAGGGAETCKLLDFGIAEVLSEPGDGGELEARGGAVFGTPRYMSPEQAQGKPLDPRSDLYSVGVLLYQMLVGRPPFVDSDAVVVMSRHIRAAPVPPCDAAPSAAIPRALSDLVMRALAKRPSDRPESARAFIAALDDCVRERGSVVGARAWR; encoded by the coding sequence TTGCGAGGGCTTCTGTGTCCGCGCTGCCGCTACCACCTCGCCGAGCCTCCCCAGGCCGGCGATGTGTTGCCGCGCTGCCCGCGCGATGGCCTCGCCCTGGTGCGGCCGGAGAGCCTGGCGGACGCCGACGGCGACCCGTTCCTCGGCACCACCGTGGGCGGGCTTTACGTCATCCTCGCCAAGATCGGCGCGGGCTCGATGGGCACGGTTTACCGCGCCCGGCACGAGCGGATGCGGCGCGACGTGGCCGTGAAGATCCTGCGAGCCGACCGCGCCTTCGACATGCACGCGGCGGCCCGCTTCGAGCGTGAGGCGCGCGCGACGAGGCTCCTGCACTCCCCGTACACCGTCACCGTGCTCGACTTCGGCGAGATCGAGCACCCGAACGACGACGAGCTCGGGATGTCCGGCGCTTCGCTCTATCTCGCGATGGAGTTGCTCGAGGGCGAGACGCTCGGCGACCGGCTCAAGCGCGAGGGGAGCCTGCCCGTGGCGGAGGCGGTGCGCTTCGCGAGGCACGCCCTCCTGTCGCTCGCGGAGGCCCACGACAAGGGCGTGATTCACCGCGATCTCAAGCCCGACAACCTCTTCCTCTGCCGCGCGGCGGGCGGGGGCGCGGAGACGTGCAAGCTGCTCGATTTCGGGATCGCCGAGGTGCTGAGCGAGCCCGGGGACGGGGGCGAGCTCGAGGCCCGCGGGGGCGCGGTGTTCGGCACGCCGCGCTACATGTCGCCCGAGCAGGCGCAGGGAAAACCGCTCGATCCGCGCAGCGATCTGTATTCGGTGGGCGTGCTGCTCTACCAGATGCTCGTCGGCCGTCCGCCGTTCGTGGACAGCGACGCGGTCGTGGTGATGTCGCGCCATATCCGGGCCGCTCCCGTGCCGCCTTGCGACGCCGCGCCGAGCGCCGCGATCCCGCGGGCGCTGTCGGATCTCGTGATGCGCGCGCTCGCCAAGCGCCCGAGCGACAGGCCCGAGTCCGCGCGCGCGTTCATCGCCGCGCTCGACGATTGCGTTCGCGAGCGCGGGTCGGTCGTCGGGGCGCGGGCGTGGCGGTGA